DNA from Streptomyces sp. NBC_01476:
ATCAACATCATCGACACCCCCGGCCACGCCGACTTCGGCGGTGAGGTCGAGCGGGGCCTGTCCATGGTGGACGCGGTGGTCCTGCTGGTGGACGCCTCCGAGGGTCCGCTGCCGCAGACCCGCTTCGTGCTGCGCAAGGCGCTGACCGCCCGGCTGCCGGTGATCTTGTGCATCAACAAGACCGACCGCCCCGACTCCCGGATCGACGAGGTCGTCAACGAGACGTACGACCTCTTCCTCGACCTGGACGCGGACGAGGACCAGATCGAGTTCCCGATCGTCTACGCCTGTGCCCGCGACGGTGTGGCCTCGCTCACCAAGCCCGCCGACGGCACCGTGCCGGCCGACAGCGACAGCCTGGAGCCGTTCTTCTCCACCATCCTGTCCACCGTCCCGGCCCCGACGTACAACGAGCAGGCCCCGCTCCAGGCGCACGTCACCAACCTGGACGCGGACAACTTCCTCGGCCGGATCGCGCTGCTGCGGGTCGAGGAAGGCCACCTGAAGAAGGGGCAGACCGTCGCCTGGATCAAGCGCGACGGCACCATCTCCAACGTCCGCATCACCGAGCTGATGATGACCGAGGCGCTGACCCGCAAGCCCGCCGAGACCGCAGGGCCCGGCGACATCTGCGCGGTGGCCGGTATCCCGGACATCATGATCGGCGAGACGCTGGCCGACCCGGAGAACCCGATCGCGCTGCCGCTGATCACGGTGGACGAGCCGGCCATCTCGATGACCATCGGCACCAACACCTCGCCGCTGGTCGGCAAGGGCGGCAAGGGCCACAAGGTCACCGCCCGGCTGGTCAAGGACCGCCTGGAGCGCGAGCTGGTCGGTAACGTCTCGCTGCGGGTGCTGCCGACCGAGCGCCCCGACACCTGGGAGGTCCAGGGCCGCGGTGAGCTGGCGCTGGCCATCTTGGTGGAGACGATGCGCCGGGAGGGCTTCGAGCTCACCGTCGGCAAGCCCGAGGTGGTCACCCGGGAGATCGACGGCAAGCTGCACGAGCCGATCGAGCGGCTGACCATCGACTCGCCCGAGGAGCACCTGGGTGCGATCACCCAGCTGATGGCGACCCGCAAGGGCCGTATGGAGACGATGACCAACCACGGGTCCGGCTGGATCCGGATGGAGTGGATCGTGCCGTCCCGCGGGCTGATCGGGTTCCGGACGGAGTTCTTGACCCAGACCCGCGGTACGGGGATCGCGCACTCGATCTTCGAGGGGCACGAGCCGTGGTTCGGCGAGCTGCGCACCCGTAACAACGGGTCGCTGGTCGCCGACCGGTCCGGTGTGGTGACGCCGTTCGCGATGACCAACCTGCAGGAGCGCGGGGTGCTCTTCGTCGAGCCGACCACCGAGGTGTACGAGGGCATGATCGTCGGGGAGAACTCCCGGTCCGACGACATGGACGTCAACATCACCAAGGAGAAGAAGCTCACGAACATGCGCTCGTCCAACGCGGATGTGACGGAGTCGATCGTGCCGCCGCGGAAGCTTTCGCTGGAGCAGTCGCTGGAGTTCTGCCGCGATGACGAGTGCATTGAGGTGACGCCGGAGACGGTGCGCATCCGCAAGGTTGTTCTTGACCAGAAGGAGCGGGGGCGCGCGGCTTCCCGCGCCAAGCACGCGTAACGCTCCGCGTCCACCAGCCCAACGGCACCCCCGCGCCCGGCGGCGCCCTGCCCGCCCCACCCGGGCGGCAGGGTGCCTCGGCGCCCGGCGGCGCCCTGCCCGCCCCACCCCGCCCCGGGGCGCCCTCCCGCTCCGCGGCACCCAGCCGGCTCCGCCGGGTGCCCTTGCGGGCGGACGGCATCTACAAGGGGCGCTGGGGGTACCCCCGGACGAAGTCTGGGGGAGGAACTGCGCGAGCAACCGGCCACCGGCCGGTGGTCCGGAAACGACAGCGACTGCCCCTTTGGGCCGGTGACGACGTTCAGCCGGTCGTGGGCTGGTCGCGCAGTTCCCCGCGCCCCTGGTAGGGCACCGTCCTGCGCGGTCGCGCCCCCGCGGCGGCAGCCGCACATGAAGGTGCAGCCCCGCGCCCTGAAAAACGAGGTACCGCTCGCCCGTGAGGGCACCCGCCCGGTAGGGCGCCGCTGCCCGCGAGGGCGACCACCCGTCCCCGTGCCGCCCGGTAGGGCGTCCGGATATCGGACAAGGGGGAAGGGTATGCGGTGTTGGGTATGTCACATCACCCCTTTTGAACCTGTCTACGTACGTTCCGGAATGTCCGGATTCCGACACCGCCCCGCACACCCGCTGTGACCGAAGTGAGACCTGAGCCGTTCGGACCAAGCCCAAAAGTGTCCGATAGTGGACGGAGTTGAGCTCGGGTCAATGGGTCACGCGCTGTCAAAGGGCGCCGACTCACGAGCATGGAAGGCCGCCTTCGCTGTCAGGGGTGTCAGCGTGCCACGGCCTTCCTTTCACGTATCGACAGTGACTCCTGAGGAGGCAACCCATGCGTGGTGCCAAGAGCGCCAAGTGGGTCATAGGGGCGGCAGTGGTCGCCCTGGCAGCAACCGCCTGCGGTTCCGGCGAATCGAGTGACGGCAAGTCCTCGGCCGGCGGCGGGAACGACGGCATTGTCCGCGCCTGGTGGGGCGAACCCCAGAACCCGCTGGAGCCGGCGAACACCAACGAGGTGCAGGGCGGCAAGGTCCTGGACATGATCTTCATGGACCTCAAGGAGTACGACCCGAAGACCGGCAAGGCCAACCTTGAGGCGGCCCAGTCGATCACCACGCCGGACCAGCAGAACTTCACCATCAAGCTGAAGCCGGGCCTGAAGTTCTCCGACGGCACGCCGGTCACCGCCAGCTCCTTCGTGGACGCCTGGAACTACGGCGCGCTGCTCACCAACGCCCAGCTGAACGCGTACTTCTTCGCCGACATCGACGGCTACGACGCCGTCCACCCGGCCGACGAGAAGTCGAAGCCGACCGCCAAGACCATGTCCGGTCTGAAGGTCGTCGACAACGAGACCTTCACGGTCAAGCTGAAGCAGAAGTTCTCCACCTGGCCGGACCGGCT
Protein-coding regions in this window:
- the typA gene encoding translational GTPase TypA, whose product is MSTRHDIRNVAIVAHVDHGKTTLVDAMLKQAGAFAAHQHLDDRMMDSNDLEREKGITILAKNTAVKYHPKDGGDPVTINIIDTPGHADFGGEVERGLSMVDAVVLLVDASEGPLPQTRFVLRKALTARLPVILCINKTDRPDSRIDEVVNETYDLFLDLDADEDQIEFPIVYACARDGVASLTKPADGTVPADSDSLEPFFSTILSTVPAPTYNEQAPLQAHVTNLDADNFLGRIALLRVEEGHLKKGQTVAWIKRDGTISNVRITELMMTEALTRKPAETAGPGDICAVAGIPDIMIGETLADPENPIALPLITVDEPAISMTIGTNTSPLVGKGGKGHKVTARLVKDRLERELVGNVSLRVLPTERPDTWEVQGRGELALAILVETMRREGFELTVGKPEVVTREIDGKLHEPIERLTIDSPEEHLGAITQLMATRKGRMETMTNHGSGWIRMEWIVPSRGLIGFRTEFLTQTRGTGIAHSIFEGHEPWFGELRTRNNGSLVADRSGVVTPFAMTNLQERGVLFVEPTTEVYEGMIVGENSRSDDMDVNITKEKKLTNMRSSNADVTESIVPPRKLSLEQSLEFCRDDECIEVTPETVRIRKVVLDQKERGRAASRAKHA